A section of the Candidatus Omnitrophota bacterium genome encodes:
- a CDS encoding CCA tRNA nucleotidyltransferase, translated as MKMTHNLRLLLPKDILLIVNKIAKLAEKGGYKAYLVGGLVRDILLGVKNMDLDIVVEGDGPAFAALCAHKIGAALVVHKKFGTASLIMRKKPRIKIDIATARREFYEKPAALPLVEFSSIKDDLQRRDFTINAMALSINRKDFGTLIDFFGGTKDLAKKRIRVLHEKSFIDDPTRIFRAVRFEQRYGFRMDDVTARLIRNAKGARMFDGVSGERLRTEIELLLGEKDPVKVTKRMNGLDELRFISSKVRFGTAEEEICRNVKKAAGLYGGDFFKERPLYLWLVYFMALIDSLSFSEAMKVCARLMMKRSDRSSIAAVKKSEKKILALLSAKKTTRPSEIYSVLVPLTSEALLFIMAKCTSQLAKRRIGAFLKKYKWARLSIGGEDIKRLGKQPGPYFAEILQKTLYAKIDGVVTTRQDELAFARTQLLIHETEIL; from the coding sequence ATGAAAATGACCCATAATTTGCGTTTATTATTGCCGAAAGATATTCTCCTGATCGTTAATAAAATAGCAAAGTTGGCAGAAAAAGGAGGGTATAAGGCGTATTTGGTAGGCGGTTTAGTCCGCGATATCCTGCTGGGTGTTAAAAATATGGATTTGGATATTGTGGTAGAAGGCGATGGTCCGGCGTTTGCCGCGCTTTGTGCCCATAAAATAGGCGCGGCGCTCGTGGTGCATAAAAAATTCGGAACGGCAAGTTTGATAATGCGAAAAAAGCCCCGGATAAAAATAGATATAGCTACGGCTAGGCGGGAGTTCTACGAGAAACCGGCCGCGCTTCCTTTGGTGGAATTCAGTTCGATAAAAGACGATTTACAAAGGCGCGATTTCACGATAAACGCGATGGCACTCAGTATAAATCGCAAAGATTTCGGAACGCTGATAGACTTTTTTGGCGGTACAAAAGATCTTGCGAAAAAGAGAATAAGGGTACTGCACGAAAAGAGCTTTATAGACGATCCCACCCGGATCTTCAGAGCGGTTCGTTTTGAACAAAGGTATGGCTTTAGAATGGACGACGTTACGGCCCGGCTTATCAGAAATGCGAAAGGCGCGCGGATGTTTGATGGGGTCTCCGGAGAGAGGTTGCGTACGGAGATAGAGCTATTGCTCGGAGAAAAAGATCCTGTTAAGGTCACAAAGAGGATGAACGGCCTTGATGAGCTCAGGTTTATAAGCTCAAAGGTAAGATTTGGTACTGCCGAGGAGGAGATCTGCAGAAATGTAAAAAAGGCGGCTGGATTATACGGCGGCGATTTTTTCAAAGAACGGCCCCTATATTTGTGGCTTGTCTATTTTATGGCGCTGATAGACAGCCTTAGTTTCAGCGAAGCCATGAAAGTATGCGCCAGGCTTATGATGAAGCGCAGCGACAGGTCAAGCATAGCCGCGGTGAAAAAATCCGAGAAGAAGATCCTTGCGCTTCTATCGGCAAAAAAAACTACGAGGCCGAGTGAGATATACAGCGTACTCGTACCGCTTACTTCGGAGGCGCTGCTCTTTATAATGGCTAAATGTACCAGCCAACTTGCGAAAAGAAGAATTGGCGCATTTTTGAAAAAGTATAAATGGGCCCGCCTTTCAATAGGAGGAGAAGATATTAAGCGCCTCGGCAAGCAGCCAGGACCGTATTTTGCCGAAATACTGCAAAAGACGCTTTATGCTAAGATAGACGGCGTGGTTACTACAAGGCAAGATGAATTAGCATTTGCGAGAACACAATTATTAATACACGAAACGGAGATATTATGA
- the xerD gene encoding site-specific tyrosine recombinase XerD gives MKDNIAQFLDYLSIERGLAKNTLVSYERDLYKFSGYLKKKGVSSFVAAKKSDVTDFMLSEKDKGLSANSIARSLAAMKTFFRFLTREGFVKTDITSVIDTPRLWKHLPDALSTDEVDRLLRTPNLKGWIGIRDKACLEVMYATGMRVSEVVNLDDQDANLELGIVKCFGKGSKERIVPLGKAAQTAIKRYRDRIRPELVRSASEKGLFLTRLGHKMTRQMFWKIIKSYAKLARIGKNITPHTLRHSFATHLLERGADLRSVQEMLGHVNISTTQIYTHINKERLKMIHRQFHPRP, from the coding sequence GTGAAAGACAATATAGCGCAATTTCTGGATTACCTTTCCATTGAAAGGGGATTAGCTAAAAATACTCTCGTATCCTACGAGAGGGACCTATACAAATTCTCAGGGTATCTTAAAAAAAAAGGTGTATCCTCGTTTGTCGCCGCAAAGAAATCCGACGTAACGGATTTTATGCTCTCCGAAAAGGATAAAGGATTATCCGCCAATTCAATCGCGCGCTCGCTTGCCGCGATGAAGACATTTTTCAGGTTTCTCACCAGAGAAGGCTTTGTTAAGACCGATATAACCAGCGTTATAGACACGCCTAGACTGTGGAAGCACCTGCCCGACGCGCTTTCAACGGATGAGGTGGACCGGCTCTTGAGAACGCCCAACTTAAAGGGCTGGATAGGAATAAGAGACAAAGCGTGCCTTGAGGTCATGTACGCCACGGGGATGAGAGTTTCGGAGGTGGTCAATCTTGATGACCAGGACGCAAATCTTGAGCTGGGCATTGTCAAGTGTTTCGGTAAGGGCTCCAAGGAGAGGATTGTGCCCCTCGGCAAAGCGGCCCAGACGGCGATTAAAAGATACCGTGATAGGATAAGGCCCGAACTCGTAAGATCCGCTTCCGAAAAGGGCCTTTTTCTTACAAGGCTCGGCCATAAGATGACCCGGCAGATGTTCTGGAAGATCATAAAATCTTATGCGAAATTGGCGCGCATCGGAAAGAACATAACCCCTCATACTCTGAGACATTCCTTCGCGACACATCTTTTGGAAAGAGGGGCGGATTTGAGGTCGGTTCAGGAGATGTTAGGACACGTCAATATCTCAACAACACAGATTTATACCCACATAAATAAAGAACGGCTCAAGATGATTCACAGGCAGTTTCATCCAAGGCCGTAA
- a CDS encoding MBL fold metallo-hydrolase, with the protein MFIKRVVVGALETNCYILADPQTREAAIIDPGSDGNGIKREIERHGFNIKCVINTHGHGDHISSNGKFKAPIYIHRLDVDFLRNSKLNMSASFGFSIKSPEASRILEEGDIIEIGSCGLKVIHTPGHTPGSISLLGRGFVFTGDTLFMGGVGRTDFPYGSEKKLIDSIREKLLVLDDNTIVYPGHGPSSTIGAEKLHNGFVNASVT; encoded by the coding sequence ATGTTTATAAAAAGGGTTGTGGTCGGCGCCCTTGAGACCAACTGCTATATCCTTGCAGATCCCCAGACGAGGGAAGCCGCTATTATAGATCCCGGCTCAGACGGTAACGGGATAAAGCGGGAAATAGAAAGACACGGATTCAATATAAAGTGCGTAATAAATACACACGGCCATGGCGATCATATCTCGTCAAATGGCAAATTCAAGGCGCCTATTTATATCCATAGACTGGATGTAGACTTTTTGCGTAATTCCAAACTTAATATGTCCGCGTCTTTCGGTTTCTCCATAAAAAGCCCGGAAGCGAGCCGTATCCTTGAAGAAGGAGACATCATAGAGATAGGATCCTGTGGGCTTAAGGTCATACATACGCCGGGCCATACACCGGGCAGTATATCGCTTTTGGGGAGGGGTTTCGTCTTTACCGGCGACACCTTGTTTATGGGCGGTGTAGGCAGGACCGATTTTCCTTACGGTTCCGAAAAGAAGTTGATAGATTCTATAAGGGAAAAATTGCTGGTCCTGGATGATAATACTATAGTCTATCCGGGGCACGGGCCGTCCAGTACGATAGGGGCTGAAAAGCTGCATAACGGCTTTGTCAACGCATCCGTAACTTAA
- the ligA gene encoding NAD-dependent DNA ligase LigA — MREDKLKNADVKKRIERLRNEIERYNKLYYEDAAPTVSDQEYDGLLKELASLEGKYPQFKAAGSPTEKVGGAPTGEFPAAKHIVPMLSMDNTYNADELRAFDGRVKKNLGIDKVEYVVELKVDGASISLLYKNGKLESGATRGDGREGDVVTHNILTMSAIPARLSAGGGSAFGGKKDHRKVPALMEVRGEVYMSEKDFLKVNAEKEKAGEELFANPRNAAAGSLKLLDPAIVAKRHLSILVHGVGALLSVKISSQYELLRYLDSAGMRVNPHIAKFSGIEDVIKYCDSWEKKKDTLEYPVDGMVVKVNSFDYQKKLGSTTKSPRWMIAYKFPAERKETKLLDIIVQVGRTGTLTPVALLKPVHISGSTVSRSTLHNIDEIERRDIRIGDTVIIEKSGEIIPQVISVVKERRTGGEEKFRMPKECPVCGAGTIRPENEVAVRCDNISCRAQIEQRIIHFASRGAMDIEGLGERVVSQLVEKKMVRDYGDLYYLGFEDVKNLERFADKSARNLIDGIEKSKQNELFRLIFALGIRHVGVHVAWLLYKHYGSIDRIARQSIESLESHKEIGPIVAESIHAFFNNKANLKVLEKFRKAGVRMEEEVSGRKGIFDGKSIVFTGGLSSITRSEAEELVRKLGGRVSSSVSKETGIVVAGAEPGSKYDKAKSLGVKIVSEEEFKDMIK; from the coding sequence ATGAGGGAAGATAAGTTGAAGAACGCGGATGTGAAAAAGCGCATCGAAAGATTAAGAAATGAGATAGAGCGATATAATAAGTTATATTATGAAGATGCCGCTCCAACTGTTTCCGATCAGGAATACGACGGCCTTTTAAAGGAATTGGCCTCTCTCGAGGGGAAGTATCCGCAGTTTAAAGCAGCTGGTTCTCCCACCGAAAAGGTGGGCGGGGCGCCGACCGGAGAGTTTCCGGCCGCAAAACATATAGTGCCGATGCTGAGTATGGATAATACTTACAATGCGGATGAACTCAGGGCATTTGACGGACGCGTCAAAAAGAATTTAGGAATAGATAAAGTTGAGTACGTTGTTGAGCTTAAGGTTGACGGCGCGAGCATCTCGCTTCTTTATAAAAACGGAAAACTGGAAAGCGGCGCGACAAGGGGCGACGGCAGAGAAGGTGATGTAGTTACGCATAATATATTGACTATGTCGGCTATACCGGCTCGCCTTTCCGCCGGAGGCGGATCCGCCTTTGGCGGAAAGAAAGATCATCGTAAAGTGCCGGCCTTAATGGAAGTCCGCGGCGAAGTATATATGTCGGAAAAGGATTTCCTGAAGGTCAATGCCGAAAAAGAAAAGGCGGGCGAAGAACTTTTTGCGAATCCGCGGAATGCCGCGGCCGGCTCGCTTAAACTTCTGGACCCGGCGATAGTCGCAAAAAGGCATCTGAGCATATTGGTGCATGGCGTAGGCGCGCTTCTCAGTGTTAAAATAAGCAGCCAGTACGAACTTCTTCGGTATCTCGATTCTGCGGGCATGAGGGTCAATCCTCATATCGCGAAGTTTTCCGGGATAGAGGATGTGATAAAATATTGTGACAGCTGGGAAAAGAAAAAGGACACGCTCGAGTATCCTGTTGACGGCATGGTAGTGAAAGTTAATTCTTTTGACTACCAGAAAAAGCTGGGTTCGACTACTAAAAGCCCCCGCTGGATGATAGCGTATAAATTTCCGGCGGAGCGAAAGGAAACAAAACTTCTGGATATTATCGTGCAGGTAGGGAGGACCGGGACCCTGACACCCGTTGCTTTATTAAAACCCGTCCACATATCAGGCTCGACGGTATCGCGCTCTACGCTTCACAATATAGACGAGATAGAGCGAAGAGATATAAGAATAGGTGATACCGTTATTATAGAAAAGAGCGGCGAGATCATACCGCAGGTCATAAGCGTAGTAAAGGAGCGGCGTACCGGGGGAGAAGAGAAGTTCAGGATGCCCAAAGAATGCCCTGTTTGCGGAGCAGGTACTATAAGGCCCGAAAATGAGGTCGCCGTAAGATGCGATAATATTTCGTGCCGGGCGCAGATAGAGCAGAGGATAATCCATTTTGCTTCAAGGGGCGCCATGGATATAGAGGGGCTGGGCGAGAGGGTTGTAAGCCAGCTGGTAGAGAAGAAGATGGTGCGTGACTACGGAGACCTCTACTATCTCGGATTTGAGGACGTGAAGAACCTGGAACGATTCGCCGACAAATCCGCCAGGAATTTAATAGACGGTATCGAAAAGAGTAAACAAAACGAGCTCTTTCGGCTTATATTTGCCCTTGGCATACGCCATGTCGGGGTTCATGTGGCGTGGCTTTTATATAAGCATTACGGTTCAATAGATAGGATAGCCAGGCAGAGCATAGAATCGCTCGAGTCGCATAAAGAGATAGGGCCTATAGTAGCAGAAAGCATACATGCTTTTTTCAACAATAAGGCGAATCTTAAGGTCCTTGAAAAGTTTCGCAAAGCCGGCGTAAGGATGGAAGAAGAAGTCTCCGGGCGAAAGGGCATTTTTGATGGGAAGAGCATTGTCTTTACGGGAGGATTATCTTCTATAACAAGAAGCGAAGCGGAGGAACTTGTCCGCAAGCTCGGGGGAAGAGTATCGTCAAGCGTCAGCAAAGAGACAGGCATAGTTGTGGCCGGGGCCGAGCCAGGTTCCAAATACGACAAGGCAAAGTCGCTCGGCGTAAAGATAGTCAGCGAAGAAGAGTTTAAAGATATGATAAAATAA
- a CDS encoding metallophosphatase family protein: MRYGIFSDVHSNGEAFQTVITSLKEENIDIYICIGDIVGYGAEPSDCIDLTRKITDKVVAGNHDWASAGILTTSYFNDFAKEAIEWTSKRLVVEEKEYLKALSLVYEDENITAVHGSLNEPEEFHYILDTSQALATFGLMKGELCFIGHSHLPLICAKGRKGVAFLPESEVKIEKGARYIINVGSVGQPRDGDPRASYAVFDTEKSYAEIKRAPYDVKKAAKKIIDAGLPPVLAARLNEGR, from the coding sequence ATGCGTTACGGCATATTCTCGGACGTGCACTCAAACGGCGAGGCCTTTCAAACGGTTATAACTTCTCTAAAAGAAGAGAATATAGATATATATATCTGCATCGGAGATATAGTCGGCTACGGGGCCGAACCTTCTGACTGCATAGACCTTACGCGGAAGATTACCGATAAGGTAGTCGCGGGTAATCACGATTGGGCCTCTGCCGGCATATTGACAACATCATACTTTAATGACTTTGCAAAAGAAGCCATAGAGTGGACATCGAAGAGGCTTGTTGTAGAGGAAAAAGAGTATCTTAAAGCACTTAGCCTCGTTTATGAGGATGAAAATATTACAGCCGTCCACGGCTCTCTTAACGAGCCGGAAGAGTTTCATTATATACTTGATACATCGCAGGCACTGGCGACATTCGGCCTCATGAAGGGTGAGTTATGTTTTATAGGCCATTCTCACTTGCCCTTGATTTGCGCCAAAGGCCGGAAGGGCGTGGCATTTTTACCGGAATCCGAAGTCAAAATAGAAAAAGGCGCACGGTACATAATTAATGTGGGCTCGGTAGGCCAGCCGAGAGACGGCGATCCGCGCGCGTCTTACGCGGTCTTTGATACCGAAAAAAGTTACGCGGAAATAAAGAGAGCCCCCTACGATGTAAAAAAGGCGGCGAAGAAGATCATAGATGCAGGGCTTCCGCCTGTATTGGCCGCCCGGCTTAATGAGGGAAGATAA
- a CDS encoding tetratricopeptide repeat protein, producing MHFYTPRIHKYIIAGFIAASFMAILVLQASINYSRVTEDLEEAIVIMPGEFATNFVIGGFRGLAVDLLWLKLDELWHEGKWFDIIPILRSITWMQPHFLEAWELGAWHLAYNCYAYAESAGIAEKDMYIDEGIRFLKEGIARNRNVYDLWFNLGWIYYHKLKNYEEGIRHFRAAIRYKHPSYIDRLIAHAYRKEGDIESEYKEWQRCLTVFTDDPYHMQLSREHLEKAKEKLIEAGKLKK from the coding sequence ATGCACTTTTACACGCCGCGTATCCATAAGTATATTATCGCGGGATTTATTGCGGCATCTTTCATGGCGATACTTGTCCTTCAGGCATCTATAAATTATAGCCGCGTTACCGAAGACCTTGAGGAAGCCATAGTTATTATGCCGGGAGAGTTTGCTACCAATTTTGTGATAGGCGGCTTCCGCGGGCTGGCGGTCGATTTACTGTGGCTCAAGCTGGACGAACTTTGGCATGAGGGAAAATGGTTCGACATAATACCGATCCTTCGCTCCATAACATGGATGCAGCCGCATTTTTTGGAAGCATGGGAGCTTGGCGCATGGCACCTTGCTTATAACTGTTATGCCTATGCCGAATCTGCGGGAATAGCGGAAAAGGATATGTATATTGATGAAGGCATCAGGTTTTTAAAAGAAGGCATTGCGCGAAACAGGAACGTCTACGATCTCTGGTTTAACCTGGGATGGATATATTACCATAAGCTTAAAAATTATGAAGAGGGTATACGGCATTTTAGGGCGGCAATAAGATATAAGCACCCGAGCTATATAGACAGATTGATAGCGCATGCCTACAGAAAAGAGGGGGATATAGAATCGGAATACAAAGAATGGCAGCGCTGCCTTACGGTATTCACGGACGACCCCTATCATATGCAGCTATCAAGAGAGCATCTTGAAAAGGCGAAAGAGAAACTCATAGAAGCGGGGAAGCTTAAAAAATAA
- a CDS encoding ABC transporter permease, whose product MNNILSIASITYKEALRNRLLNTLIIFAAVSIASTRFFVVFAPSEELKIIQDTSLGIIRFMGMLITVFLTAALLPREMERRTVTTVITKAVSRTEFLFGKFLGAVYAIMANMVFMSLILFIIIYLKGKTFNPELIKALFLMSIEFIVLGSITLCISTIASEMFNITFGILIFLVGHLTNYLNHLAEKFTSVGMKSLLITLYTLLPNFENFNIQDAIVLGAKVSLAYIGKAASYGLIYSVIMLLLGYLLFAEREI is encoded by the coding sequence GTGAATAATATATTGTCCATAGCCTCTATAACCTACAAAGAAGCGCTCCGCAACAGACTCCTTAATACCCTGATCATATTTGCGGCTGTATCTATAGCGTCCACAAGGTTTTTTGTGGTGTTTGCGCCCAGTGAAGAGCTTAAGATAATACAGGATACATCGCTCGGCATAATAAGATTTATGGGCATGCTTATAACGGTCTTTCTGACTGCGGCGCTACTCCCGCGCGAGATGGAGAGGAGGACAGTTACCACAGTCATTACCAAAGCGGTATCAAGGACAGAATTTTTGTTCGGCAAGTTTTTAGGCGCCGTTTACGCGATAATGGCAAATATGGTGTTTATGAGCCTGATCCTTTTTATAATCATATACCTTAAAGGAAAGACTTTTAACCCAGAACTTATAAAAGCGCTTTTTTTAATGTCCATAGAGTTTATTGTGCTCGGCTCTATAACTTTGTGCATATCTACAATTGCGTCGGAGATGTTTAATATAACTTTCGGGATATTGATATTTTTGGTGGGCCACCTGACAAATTATCTTAATCATCTGGCGGAGAAATTTACTTCAGTCGGGATGAAGTCATTGCTCATAACCCTTTATACATTACTGCCGAATTTTGAGAATTTCAATATTCAGGATGCCATCGTGTTAGGCGCAAAGGTTTCGCTCGCATATATAGGCAAGGCCGCTTCTTACGGCCTTATCTATTCGGTAATAATGCTTCTTTTGGGATACCTTTTATTTGCCGAAAGGGAGATCTGA